The following proteins are encoded in a genomic region of Halanaerobium saccharolyticum subsp. saccharolyticum DSM 6643:
- a CDS encoding 2-oxoacid:acceptor oxidoreductase family protein, whose product MMQIRWHGRGGQGAKTASLLLADAAFSTGKYVQGFPEYGPERMGAPITAYNRISDDKIRVHSNIYKPDYVVVVDETLLESVDVTAGLKEEGAIVVNTAKDGEKIRKKLK is encoded by the coding sequence ATGATGCAGATTAGATGGCATGGTAGAGGAGGCCAGGGAGCAAAAACAGCTTCCCTGCTTTTAGCTGATGCAGCATTTTCTACCGGCAAATATGTACAGGGCTTCCCAGAATACGGACCAGAAAGAATGGGAGCTCCAATCACAGCATACAACAGAATAAGCGATGACAAAATAAGAGTACACTCCAATATCTACAAACCAGATTATGTTGTAGTAGTAGATGAGACACTTTTAGAAAGTGTTGATGTTACAGCAGGTTTGAAAGAAGAAGGAGCAATAGTTGTTAATACAGCTAAAGATGGAGAAAAGATCAGAAAGAAACTAAAA